Proteins encoded in a region of the Nostoc sp. UHCC 0926 genome:
- a CDS encoding microviridin/marinostatin family tricyclic proteinase inhibitor produces MPTNTVKTVDIAALPFFARFLEEQSTEGTDVPWTYKYPSDLEDK; encoded by the coding sequence ATGCCTACAAACACAGTCAAAACAGTGGATATTGCAGCGCTACCATTCTTTGCGCGTTTCTTGGAAGAGCAATCTACTGAAGGAACAGATGTTCCTTGGACTTACAAGTATCCTTCGGATTTAGAAGATAAATAA